Proteins from a single region of Flavobacterium sp. YJ01:
- a CDS encoding metal-dependent hydrolase → MKITFYGHASLGIEVGGKNIIVDPFITGNPQAAAIDINSLKADYILLTHAHGDHVLDVEAIAKNTNAVIVSNAEIASYYAKKGFNSHPMNHGGSWKFDFGNVKYVTAIHSSSFPDGSYGGNPGGFVIEGEHKNIYIAGDTALTYDMKLIPLRTELDLVILPIGDNFTMDVEDAIIASDFVECDKILGYHFDTFGYIEINHEEAIRKFFDKGKDLMLLQIGESIEL, encoded by the coding sequence ATGAAAATTACATTTTACGGACACGCTTCATTAGGAATTGAAGTTGGAGGAAAAAATATTATTGTAGATCCTTTTATTACAGGAAATCCACAAGCCGCAGCAATCGATATTAATTCGCTAAAAGCAGATTACATTTTACTGACACATGCACACGGCGACCACGTTTTAGACGTTGAAGCGATTGCAAAAAACACAAATGCAGTTATTGTTTCAAACGCAGAAATTGCAAGTTATTATGCGAAGAAAGGTTTTAACTCGCACCCAATGAATCACGGCGGAAGCTGGAAATTCGATTTTGGAAATGTAAAATATGTAACTGCAATTCACTCAAGTAGTTTTCCAGACGGATCTTACGGCGGAAATCCTGGTGGATTTGTTATCGAAGGCGAGCACAAAAATATTTACATCGCTGGAGATACTGCGTTGACTTATGATATGAAGTTAATTCCGCTTCGTACAGAATTAGATTTAGTAATTCTTCCAATTGGAGATAATTTCACAATGGACGTTGAAGATGCTATTATTGCTTCAGATTTTGTAGAATGTGATAAAATTTTGGGTTACCATTTTGATACTTTTGGTTACATTGAAATCAATCACGAAGAAGCTATTCGTAAGTTTTTTGATAAAGGAAAAGATTTGATGCTTTTACAAATCGGAGAATCTATAGAATTATAA